In Sebaldella termitidis ATCC 33386, one DNA window encodes the following:
- a CDS encoding DUF6630 family protein — translation MTINKLAEIIFNEAYEVYDKNDVCMEILDYGLENKKLLYIDYKGEENQEIVNYILDYEFENGLELANEEELEYLEDFDYTELPEKIKEVNKIIKKNNYGLFSYPTFSDFYALFLSELKNKEELLKSDICINSTDERVPLEAKTIQYY, via the coding sequence ATGACAATAAATAAATTAGCAGAAATAATATTTAATGAAGCTTATGAAGTTTATGATAAAAATGATGTATGTATGGAAATTTTAGATTATGGGTTAGAAAATAAAAAGCTTCTGTATATTGATTATAAAGGGGAGGAGAATCAAGAAATAGTAAATTATATATTAGATTATGAATTTGAGAATGGGCTGGAACTCGCAAACGAAGAAGAACTAGAGTATCTTGAGGATTTTGATTATACAGAATTGCCGGAGAAAATAAAAGAAGTAAATAAAATAATAAAGAAAAATAATTATGGTTTATTTTCTTATCCAACATTTAGTGATTTTTATGCATTATTTTTGTCAGAGTTAAAAAATAAAGAAGAATTATTGAAAAGTGATATATGTATAAATTCTACGGATGAAAGAGTGCCTTTGGAGGCAAAAACAATCCAATATTATTAG
- a CDS encoding Hint domain-containing protein — protein sequence MEHPFYVKNIGWVEARKLKEGDKLFSKELGDTEIAAVQEDIYLDRDVYNLQLEGNHNFFVSELGLLVHNDTACVEMLKKLDDQIAKLVKEGGDIQRGIKKTKREDSGRDTKKYKKDIIG from the coding sequence ATCGAGCATCCTTTTTATGTGAAGAATATAGGATGGGTGGAAGCCAGAAAACTGAAGGAAGGTGATAAATTATTTTCCAAGGAACTGGGAGATACTGAAATAGCAGCAGTTCAGGAAGATATATATTTAGACCGGGACGTATATAACTTACAATTAGAAGGAAATCATAATTTTTTTGTTTCTGAGTTGGGGTTGTTGGTGCATAATGATACAGCTTGTGTGGAAATGTTGAAAAAGCTGGATGATCAGATAGCTAAGCTGGTTAAAGAAGGTGGGGATATCCAAAGAGGCATTAAGAAAACAAAGAGAGAAGATAGTGGGAGGGATACTAAAAAATACAAAAAAGATATCATCGGGTAA
- a CDS encoding pentapeptide repeat-containing protein: protein MFEKDDIMKKLENHLIFSKSLGVDGERMEEEGIDFREYNLKNYILTEGIFYNCNFSKMNLEEQDFYKTILEYSDFSESNLQNAYFVKSETNNAIFDNANLIGANFSKSDLLEASFINSKLNNVKLIFTTLIRTNFTNSNLVNVDISDSYIEETIFTNAILTGMKNLNQAFVHSINIGTIEKPIILKEKKAKEWLKNRV, encoded by the coding sequence ATGTTTGAAAAAGACGACATAATGAAAAAGTTAGAGAATCATTTGATTTTTAGTAAAAGCTTAGGAGTGGATGGGGAAAGAATGGAAGAAGAAGGGATAGATTTTAGAGAATATAATTTAAAAAATTATATTCTAACTGAAGGAATCTTTTATAATTGTAATTTTAGTAAGATGAATTTAGAAGAACAAGATTTTTATAAAACTATACTTGAATATTCTGATTTTAGCGAGTCAAATTTACAGAATGCATATTTTGTAAAATCAGAAACTAATAATGCTATTTTTGATAACGCAAATTTGATTGGAGCAAATTTTAGCAAATCAGATTTGCTAGAGGCTAGCTTTATAAATTCTAAATTAAATAATGTGAAATTGATATTCACTACATTGATACGCACAAATTTTACTAATTCTAATTTAGTAAATGTTGATATTAGTGATTCATATATAGAAGAAACAATTTTTACAAATGCTATTTTGACAGGTATGAAAAATCTCAATCAAGCATTTGTACATTCTATAAACATAGGCACAATAGAAAAACCAATTATTTTGAAAGAAAAAAAGGCAAAAGAGTGGCTTAAAAATAGAGTGTAA
- a CDS encoding toxin-antitoxin system YwqK family antitoxin, translating to MKEKRINYQTLIGNVFELKYMMGKYALLLNNELFSGKLILEYDNGNLHSSGIIKNGFKHKEWITCYENGEVQIKELFTANLHQGEYLEYHKNGKLKGKSFFMFGDSHGE from the coding sequence ATGAAAGAAAAAAGGATAAATTATCAAACGCTAATAGGAAATGTTTTTGAGTTAAAGTATATGATGGGAAAATATGCTTTATTGTTGAATAATGAATTGTTTAGCGGGAAACTTATTTTAGAGTATGATAATGGGAATCTTCATTCAAGCGGAATTATAAAAAACGGATTTAAACATAAAGAATGGATAACATGTTATGAAAACGGGGAAGTACAGATAAAAGAATTATTTACAGCCAATCTGCACCAGGGCGAATATTTAGAATATCATAAAAATGGAAAATTAAAAGGAAAAAGTTTTTTTATGTTTGGAGATTCACATGGGGAATAG
- a CDS encoding DUF6630 family protein yields the protein MRINKLVEIIFNEAYEVYDKNDVCMEILDYGLENKKLLYIDYKGEENQEIVNYILDYEFENGLELANEEELEYLEDFDYTELPEKIKEVNKIIKKNNYGLFSYPTFSDFYALFLSELKNKEELLKSDICINSTDERVPLEAKTIQYY from the coding sequence ATGAGAATAAATAAATTAGTAGAAATAATATTTAATGAAGCTTATGAAGTTTATGATAAAAATGATGTATGCATGGAAATTTTAGATTATGGATTAGAAAATAAAAAGCTTCTGTATATTGATTATAAAGGGGAGGAGAATCAAGAAATAGTAAATTATATATTAGATTATGAATTTGAGAATGGGCTGGAACTCGCAAACGAAGAAGAACTAGAGTATCTTGAGGATTTTGATTATACAGAATTACCAGAGAAAATAAAAGAAGTAAATAAAATAATAAAGAAAAATAATTATGGTTTATTTTCTTATCCAACATTTAGTGATTTTTATGCATTATTTTTGTCAGAGTTAAAAAATAAAGAAGAATTATTGAAAAGTGATATATGTATAAATTCTACGGATGAAAGAGTGCCTTTGGAGGCAAAAACAATCCAATATTATTAG
- a CDS encoding toxin-antitoxin system YwqK family antitoxin gives MKEKRINYQTPIGNVFELKDMMGKYALSLENELFTGKLILEYDNGNLHSSGIIKNGFKHKEWITYYENGEVRIKELFTANLRQGKYLEYHKNGKISVKGLFLNGMKTESWKWYHENGVLKMIGSYIAGNKTGEYKEYSENGKLIRIAQFLDNKEHGEGIWYYESGKLKGKRLFMFGDSHGEQRIYYENGNLKSVGKYIRDERVGEWKEYYENGNLKIISNWTNSRQNGKAYEYYESGAMKAAANYHRGRQHGETAFFHKNGNKRKVEMYNNNTLDGKSYVYDEEGNLEKELFYKNGKINGLVTAYYSTGKVKYKAHYKMGVIYGEYKAFDKNGNCTERGFIDEMNNIFDIKAIEIKKEIKKKERAVIKNIEIRKIEKEKVTIREDKKEVNYYKSIIQPEEPKQNIRTEGSPFLRYDEVLELREKNKKALGIIDFNDWRDMFDLINEIKGYIENRDMERAVNKILILSNIDKQLAENNSAVKKNLSVLLKETSRFFMVKSKDFEEYWGFFEGKEKLKTEFVKSIEGLKEKFGIGS, from the coding sequence ATGAAGGAAAAAAGGATAAATTATCAAACACCGATAGGAAATGTTTTTGAGTTAAAGGATATGATGGGAAAATATGCTTTATCACTGGAGAATGAATTGTTTACCGGGAAACTTATTTTAGAATATGATAATGGGAATCTTCATTCAAGCGGAATTATAAAAAACGGATTTAAACATAAAGAATGGATAACATATTATGAAAACGGGGAAGTACGGATAAAAGAATTATTTACAGCTAATTTGCGTCAGGGAAAGTATCTGGAATATCATAAAAATGGAAAAATATCTGTAAAAGGTCTATTTTTAAATGGTATGAAGACTGAGAGCTGGAAATGGTATCATGAAAATGGAGTTTTGAAAATGATAGGTTCGTATATAGCAGGAAATAAAACTGGGGAATATAAAGAATACTCTGAAAATGGGAAACTCATCAGAATAGCACAATTCCTTGATAATAAAGAACATGGAGAAGGAATTTGGTATTATGAAAGTGGAAAATTAAAGGGGAAAAGGCTTTTTATGTTTGGAGATTCGCATGGAGAGCAGAGAATATACTATGAAAATGGTAATTTGAAATCAGTTGGTAAGTATATTAGGGATGAAAGAGTGGGGGAATGGAAAGAATATTATGAAAACGGGAATTTGAAAATAATATCAAATTGGACGAATTCAAGACAAAATGGAAAAGCATATGAATATTATGAGAGTGGTGCGATGAAGGCAGCTGCTAATTATCATAGAGGAAGGCAGCATGGGGAAACAGCTTTTTTTCATAAAAATGGAAATAAAAGAAAAGTAGAGATGTATAATAATAATACACTGGATGGAAAATCATATGTGTATGATGAAGAAGGAAATTTGGAAAAAGAATTATTTTATAAAAATGGAAAGATAAACGGTTTGGTAACAGCCTATTACTCAACTGGTAAAGTTAAATACAAAGCTCATTATAAAATGGGTGTTATTTATGGAGAATACAAAGCTTTCGATAAAAATGGAAATTGTACAGAAAGAGGCTTTATAGATGAAATGAATAATATTTTTGATATAAAAGCAATAGAGATAAAAAAGGAAATTAAGAAAAAAGAAAGAGCTGTAATTAAAAATATTGAAATAAGAAAAATAGAAAAAGAGAAAGTGACAATTAGAGAAGATAAAAAAGAGGTAAATTATTATAAAAGTATAATTCAACCGGAAGAGCCAAAACAGAATATAAGAACAGAAGGCAGTCCTTTTCTAAGATATGATGAAGTTTTGGAATTAAGGGAAAAGAATAAAAAAGCGCTAGGAATAATTGATTTTAATGATTGGAGGGATATGTTTGATTTAATTAATGAAATAAAAGGTTATATAGAGAATAGAGATATGGAAAGAGCTGTAAATAAAATTTTAATACTTTCAAATATTGATAAACAATTGGCAGAGAATAATTCAGCAGTAAAAAAAAATTTATCTGTATTATTGAAAGAAACGAGTAGATTTTTTATGGTTAAATCAAAAGATTTTGAAGAATATTGGGGATTTTTTGAAGGAAAGGAAAAATTAAAAACGGAATTTGTAAAAAGTATTGAAGGTTTGAAGGAAAAATTCGGGATAGGAAGTTAA
- a CDS encoding IS91 family transposase, translated as MAVNHIFKYQFHNIHRKNLRVNKIPKSFYQYFTPSDVIHYGLITVIHSFSRDLKWNPHIHAILSLGGFNKFFHFVNFRYFHAESIARQWKFLLLDIISNGKYPNEHIRLKAKNTVSLMYKIDKRFFFDVANGNINNNKGIIKYLGRYLARAPIAEYKISNISHDSVSFFFYDLKLDKKKTLVTMPLSKFITQILIHLPPKNFKMISRFGFYARRKSHKLTNAIQAFKTSAVSSNFPWYERQIFNTFGINPFVCPKCNIKMKVSEFYHYLYPPTRIYI; from the coding sequence TTGGCTGTTAATCATATCTTTAAATATCAATTTCATAATATTCATCGTAAAAATCTAAGAGTTAACAAAATTCCTAAATCTTTCTATCAATACTTTACTCCCTCTGATGTCATTCATTACGGACTTATTACTGTTATTCATTCCTTTAGCAGAGACCTCAAGTGGAATCCTCATATTCATGCTATTCTCTCTCTTGGCGGTTTTAATAAATTTTTTCACTTTGTTAACTTTCGATATTTTCACGCTGAATCAATCGCTAGACAATGGAAATTCCTTCTTCTTGATATTATTTCAAATGGTAAATATCCTAACGAACATATTCGTTTAAAAGCTAAAAATACTGTCAGTCTAATGTACAAAATTGATAAAAGATTCTTCTTTGATGTTGCTAACGGGAATATTAACAACAACAAGGGAATCATTAAATATCTTGGCCGGTATCTTGCTAGAGCTCCTATTGCTGAATACAAAATCTCTAATATTTCCCATGATTCTGTTTCTTTCTTTTTTTATGATCTTAAACTAGATAAAAAGAAAACTTTAGTTACCATGCCTTTGTCCAAATTTATTACTCAAATCCTTATTCACCTGCCTCCTAAAAACTTTAAAATGATCAGCAGATTTGGGTTTTACGCCAGAAGAAAATCACATAAACTCACTAACGCTATTCAAGCATTTAAAACTTCTGCTGTTTCTTCAAATTTTCCATGGTATGAAAGACAAATATTCAATACCTTTGGTATCAATCCTTTTGTTTGCCCTAAATGTAATATTAAAATGAAAGTCTCAGAATTTTATCATTACTTATATCCACCAACCAGAATATATATTTGA
- a CDS encoding GNAT family N-acetyltransferase, whose protein sequence is MELKEWSLDYVHDLVHHANNQIISRNLGNIFPYPYTEEDAVRFIEFCQTQDLQKIRNLAIVIDGQAVGGIGITVGSDIYEKSAELGYWLGEDYWGKGIMTKAVKQMVQLSFQNRNIIRLYATVFSHNLGSCRLLEKNGFELEGVLKKAVYKNGHLYDSKLYALLRE, encoded by the coding sequence ATGGAATTAAAAGAATGGTCTTTAGACTATGTTCACGACTTGGTACATCATGCAAATAACCAGATCATTTCCCGAAATTTGGGAAATATCTTTCCCTACCCCTATACGGAAGAAGATGCTGTGCGCTTTATTGAATTTTGCCAAACGCAAGATTTACAGAAAATTCGCAACCTTGCAATCGTCATTGACGGTCAAGCGGTGGGCGGTATCGGTATTACAGTAGGTTCTGATATTTATGAGAAAAGCGCAGAACTTGGATACTGGCTTGGAGAAGATTACTGGGGAAAAGGGATCATGACAAAAGCTGTAAAACAGATGGTGCAGCTTTCATTCCAAAATCGCAATATCATCCGATTATATGCAACCGTCTTTTCTCATAATTTGGGTTCATGCAGGCTTCTTGAAAAAAACGGTTTTGAATTAGAGGGCGTGCTAAAAAAGGCGGTATATAAGAATGGTCACCTCTATGACAGCAAACTATATGCTTTGTTGCGGGAATAA
- a CDS encoding Crp/Fnr family transcriptional regulator has product MFFYDIIPNRVKEKLETKMYNPNETILFAEQENNYIYFLIEGTAEAYIQSPYGTFATLYFYEKGSFFGEIEPFYDGRKPVEITAVTSCIAKRLYKTDFLSWLQSDFEATKFLIKELANKLIINTELVEHLLSLTVKERLLRSILLHYRRGTLQNLTKANLSKEINTPIRSLNRAISTCESEGIISYSNNTFLIKDMAKLQKSVPYL; this is encoded by the coding sequence ATGTTTTTTTATGATATTATACCTAACCGTGTGAAAGAGAAGTTGGAAACTAAAATGTATAATCCCAATGAAACAATATTATTTGCAGAGCAGGAGAACAACTACATTTATTTCTTGATAGAGGGCACTGCTGAGGCGTATATTCAAAGCCCTTACGGAACATTTGCTACTCTGTATTTTTATGAAAAAGGAAGTTTTTTTGGTGAAATAGAACCATTCTACGATGGAAGGAAACCAGTTGAGATTACAGCCGTTACATCATGTATTGCCAAACGACTTTATAAAACAGACTTCCTATCATGGTTACAATCTGATTTTGAGGCTACTAAATTTTTAATTAAGGAATTAGCAAATAAATTGATAATAAACACTGAATTGGTAGAACATTTACTAAGCCTTACCGTGAAAGAAAGACTTTTGAGAAGTATTCTATTACATTATCGGCGAGGCACTTTGCAAAATCTCACAAAAGCAAATTTGTCAAAGGAAATTAACACCCCTATTCGGAGTTTAAATAGGGCTATCAGCACTTGTGAGAGCGAGGGGATAATTTCATATAGTAACAACACATTTTTGATTAAGGATATGGCAAAACTCCAAAAAAGTGTGCCATATTTATAA
- a CDS encoding transposase — MDTIHYSVRQDGMNSKKSVYILIGINTRGEKEILGFWLNILNEIGSRGVQDNLIISVDNLKEFSGAIKSKYPKSEIQKCIVHQIRNSIKYVASKDMKEFTKDLKQG; from the coding sequence ATGGATACAATACATTACAGTGTAAGACAGGACGGAATGAATAGTAAAAAATCAGTATATATACTAATAGGAATAAATACGCGAGGAGAAAAGGAGATATTAGGATTCTGGCTAAATATATTGAATGAGATAGGAAGCAGAGGAGTACAGGATAATCTGATAATATCAGTAGATAATTTGAAAGAATTTAGTGGAGCAATAAAAAGTAAATATCCAAAATCAGAAATACAGAAATGTATAGTACATCAGATAAGAAACAGTATAAAATATGTAGCTTCAAAAGACATGAAGGAATTTACAAAAGATTTAAAACAGGGATAA
- a CDS encoding tetratricopeptide repeat protein yields the protein MKKKYLKFLLIIFLALLGLFCEKQNSRNDVISKASEEYLSQVDGTKPGELDSLLISGIASYGDGNKALAIRYFEKAYELGDVRGAVKLYELYNSEKDEEKIKEWEVKAAEMGEASVQNNLGVRLYKQGNFNGAEKWYLKAAEQNHLKAWKNLGYLYLKQQKYKEAEKWYLKAAENKDSDSQNNLGIIYKKTGDFNEAEKWYLEAITQGNLAAQYNLGILYEENLNNIEKAVYWYKKSAKSGYKNSKKKLKELKEK from the coding sequence TTGAAAAAAAAGTATTTAAAATTTCTACTAATTATCTTTTTAGCATTACTAGGTTTATTTTGTGAAAAGCAAAACAGTAGAAATGACGTAATATCAAAAGCAAGTGAAGAATATCTGAGTCAGGTAGACGGAACAAAGCCCGGTGAGTTAGACTCTTTGTTAATCTCGGGAATTGCTTCATATGGTGATGGAAATAAGGCTCTTGCAATAAGATACTTTGAAAAAGCATATGAACTAGGGGATGTAAGAGGAGCAGTCAAATTATATGAATTGTATAATTCAGAAAAAGATGAAGAAAAAATAAAGGAATGGGAAGTAAAAGCTGCTGAGATGGGGGAGGCAAGTGTTCAAAATAACTTAGGAGTAAGATTATATAAACAAGGCAATTTTAATGGAGCAGAAAAGTGGTATTTAAAGGCTGCAGAACAAAATCACTTAAAAGCGTGGAAAAATTTAGGTTATTTATATTTGAAGCAACAAAAGTATAAAGAAGCAGAAAAGTGGTATTTGAAAGCTGCTGAAAATAAGGATAGTGATTCACAAAATAATTTAGGTATTATTTACAAAAAAACAGGTGATTTTAATGAGGCAGAAAAATGGTATTTAGAAGCGATAACGCAAGGTAATTTAGCTGCCCAATATAATTTAGGAATTTTATATGAAGAAAACTTAAATAACATAGAAAAAGCTGTTTATTGGTATAAAAAATCTGCAAAATCAGGTTACAAAAATTCAAAGAAAAAACTGAAAGAACTAAAGGAGAAGTAG
- a CDS encoding HlyD family secretion protein, giving the protein MNNKRRRGRKKKKIFLKKKIEFFNENKGIKIFCITLIAMISFYIIYSIRMDYITPYSSNAVVEYDVIPVYSRVNGIIKSINVKNSDIVKKGDKLFDIESEQYRILYELAVANKESAERHIDTMDKEISVEKAQIEKAQKNLDTLSKEHEKYKMLFEKEMISEDLYDDIKIKYDNAKNDYEIAKRQLKQLEVSKGKEGSDNDLIKVSDSQISKAKLDLEYTEIISPINGIVEMKQLYSGNAVNTSVPLLYIINKDELKISVETKEKTINAIKNSDLILVVFDAYPNKIFHAKLVDITKISSSSYTKPGNLEDVEQIDNKVVRPQGFGKVNIKITDKIPENYDIMGGGKASVLFFSKDVGKPMKLFGKVWIKAVQLFKYIQ; this is encoded by the coding sequence ATGAACAATAAAAGAAGACGCGGAAGAAAAAAGAAAAAAATATTTTTGAAAAAAAAGATAGAATTTTTTAATGAAAATAAAGGAATAAAAATATTCTGTATAACATTAATCGCAATGATATCATTTTATATAATATATTCAATAAGAATGGACTACATAACACCGTATTCATCCAATGCAGTCGTAGAGTATGATGTGATTCCGGTATACAGCAGAGTAAATGGAATTATAAAAAGTATAAATGTAAAAAATTCAGATATTGTAAAAAAAGGTGATAAGCTGTTTGATATAGAATCAGAACAATATAGAATTTTATATGAACTAGCTGTAGCAAATAAAGAAAGTGCTGAAAGACATATAGATACAATGGACAAGGAAATATCAGTAGAAAAAGCACAGATCGAAAAAGCACAGAAAAATTTAGATACATTATCAAAAGAGCATGAAAAATACAAAATGCTATTTGAGAAAGAAATGATTTCGGAAGATCTGTATGATGATATAAAAATAAAATATGATAATGCGAAAAATGACTATGAAATTGCTAAGAGGCAGTTGAAGCAATTAGAAGTGAGCAAAGGAAAAGAAGGAAGTGACAATGACCTTATAAAGGTATCTGATTCTCAGATTTCAAAAGCAAAACTTGATCTTGAGTATACTGAAATAATATCACCAATAAACGGAATAGTAGAAATGAAACAGCTTTATTCCGGAAATGCTGTTAACACCTCAGTACCTTTATTATATATAATTAATAAAGATGAATTAAAAATAAGTGTAGAAACAAAAGAAAAAACTATAAATGCTATAAAAAATTCTGATTTGATTTTAGTTGTTTTTGATGCTTACCCTAACAAAATTTTTCATGCAAAATTAGTGGATATAACTAAAATATCATCTTCATCTTATACAAAGCCAGGAAATCTTGAAGATGTAGAACAGATAGATAATAAGGTAGTAAGACCGCAGGGATTCGGGAAAGTGAATATAAAAATAACAGATAAAATCCCGGAAAATTACGATATAATGGGCGGCGGAAAAGCAAGCGTGCTGTTTTTTTCAAAAGATGTCGGAAAACCGATGAAATTATTTGGTAAAGTCTGGATTAAAGCTGTTCAGTTATTTAAATATATCCAATAA
- a CDS encoding 2-hydroxymuconate tautomerase, with translation MPTIYVEILEGRSDEKKKKMIKDMSIACAEALGCPLSAVKMIVSEMAPKHYASGGVTWDDQSEKPYDI, from the coding sequence ATGCCTACAATATATGTAGAAATTTTAGAAGGACGCAGTGATGAAAAAAAGAAAAAAATGATTAAGGATATGTCTATTGCCTGTGCTGAAGCTTTAGGCTGCCCACTTAGTGCTGTTAAGATGATTGTCAGCGAAATGGCCCCGAAACATTATGCCAGCGGTGGAGTTACATGGGATGATCAAAGTGAAAAACCTTATGATATATAA
- a CDS encoding 6-phospho-beta-glucosidase — protein MVHKPIKIVTIGGGSSYTPELFEGFIKRSKELPIGEIWLVDIEEGKEKLEIVGALAKRMVKAAGLDWKVHLTLDRKEALTDADFVTTQFRVGLLDARIKDERIPLSHGILGQETNGAGGIFKAYRTVPVILDIVEDMKKLCPDAWLVNFTNPSGMITEAVMRYGNWDRVVGLCNVPILCQKIASGSLKIPEEELFFKFAGLNHFHWHRVWDKTGEEKSSQILRDTYSNAESMAEAMEFVRKSAGESGNTNDSGVKNIPNISYLAEQVQNLGIIPCMYHRYYYITQDMLDEELENFAKGETRAEVVKKTEKELFELYKNPDLSIKPPQLEQRGGTFYSDAACELINAIYNDKRIHMVVSTKNNGAISDLPNDVVVEVSSIITSQGPVPISWGSFDPSPKGMLQLMKNMELITIEAAYTGDYGKALQAFTINPLIPHGKITKTLMNEMLIAHKKHLPQFKEVIEELEKIK, from the coding sequence ATGGTACATAAACCTATTAAAATAGTAACTATTGGTGGTGGTTCCAGTTATACACCAGAATTATTTGAAGGCTTCATTAAAAGAAGCAAAGAATTACCTATTGGTGAAATATGGCTTGTTGACATTGAAGAAGGAAAAGAAAAACTGGAAATTGTTGGTGCCTTAGCTAAACGTATGGTAAAAGCAGCAGGGCTTGATTGGAAAGTACACTTGACTTTAGACAGAAAAGAAGCCTTAACTGATGCAGATTTTGTCACAACACAATTTAGAGTGGGCTTATTAGATGCAAGAATTAAAGATGAGCGTATTCCATTAAGTCATGGTATTTTAGGACAGGAAACTAATGGTGCAGGCGGTATATTTAAAGCTTACAGAACTGTCCCTGTTATTTTAGATATTGTAGAAGATATGAAAAAGCTTTGTCCAGATGCTTGGTTAGTTAACTTTACAAATCCTTCAGGTATGATTACAGAAGCTGTTATGCGTTATGGCAACTGGGACAGGGTAGTCGGTCTTTGTAACGTGCCAATATTATGCCAAAAAATAGCCTCTGGATCATTAAAAATACCAGAAGAAGAACTTTTTTTCAAATTTGCGGGCTTAAATCATTTTCACTGGCATCGCGTTTGGGATAAAACAGGAGAAGAAAAAAGTAGTCAAATTTTAAGAGATACATATTCTAATGCAGAAAGTATGGCTGAAGCAATGGAATTTGTTCGAAAATCTGCTGGAGAATCAGGAAATACAAACGACTCTGGTGTTAAGAATATTCCTAATATCAGCTACCTGGCAGAACAAGTACAGAATTTAGGTATTATTCCTTGTATGTATCATCGTTACTACTATATTACACAAGATATGCTTGACGAAGAACTTGAGAATTTTGCAAAAGGTGAAACACGTGCTGAAGTCGTTAAAAAAACAGAAAAAGAACTCTTTGAGCTTTATAAAAATCCTGATTTATCAATCAAGCCTCCGCAATTAGAGCAACGCGGCGGTACATTTTACAGTGATGCAGCTTGTGAACTTATTAATGCTATCTATAATGATAAACGTATTCACATGGTTGTAAGTACTAAAAATAATGGTGCAATTTCTGATCTTCCTAATGATGTTGTTGTTGAAGTTTCAAGTATTATTACTAGTCAAGGCCCTGTGCCTATTTCGTGGGGTTCGTTTGATCCTTCACCTAAAGGCATGTTACAATTAATGAAAAATATGGAACTCATCACTATTGAAGCAGCATATACAGGTGATTATGGAAAAGCATTACAGGCATTTACAATTAATCCGCTTATACCGCATGGAAAAATTACTAAAACATTAATGAACGAAATGTTGATTGCACATAAAAAGCACTTGCCCCAGTTCAAAGAAGTTATCGAGGAACTTGAAAAAATAAAATAA
- a CDS encoding PRD domain-containing protein, translating into MLIKKILNNSLVLVNDGDEEKIIMGKGVGFSSHIGEKVDIKKIEKIFSLEKKNTLQNYERLAMEIPEIYFEIAGEIVERANKEFTGIFNAQLFLSLTDHISYSVERVNKGIVLQNRLIWDIKAFYSKEFTVGLWALTLIKEKIGIQLPEEEASNIAFYLVNAQSSALKMGETILSITMLKEILNIIQYHTNHLLNKDDLHYLRLVTHIQFFVQRVLEGKMLKNREIFLLNQYVRLYPSETKCLEKINQYVKNCVGKDISVDEKFYLLIHIIRNVQELDGTDEY; encoded by the coding sequence TTGTTGATCAAAAAGATTTTAAATAATAGTCTTGTTTTAGTTAATGACGGCGATGAAGAAAAAATCATAATGGGAAAAGGCGTAGGTTTTTCAAGCCATATAGGTGAAAAAGTTGATATTAAAAAAATCGAAAAAATATTTAGTTTAGAAAAAAAGAATACCCTTCAAAATTATGAACGACTTGCGATGGAGATCCCAGAAATTTATTTTGAAATTGCAGGGGAAATCGTAGAACGGGCAAATAAAGAATTTACTGGTATTTTTAATGCACAATTGTTTTTAAGTTTAACTGATCATATTTCTTATTCAGTTGAACGTGTAAATAAAGGCATTGTACTTCAAAACAGGCTTATTTGGGATATAAAAGCATTTTATTCAAAAGAGTTTACAGTAGGTCTATGGGCGCTTACGCTTATTAAAGAAAAAATCGGTATTCAGTTACCGGAAGAAGAAGCTAGTAATATTGCATTCTATCTTGTAAATGCTCAATCCAGCGCACTGAAAATGGGTGAAACTATTTTATCCATAACTATGCTTAAAGAAATATTGAATATTATTCAGTATCATACAAATCATCTGTTAAATAAAGATGATCTTCACTATTTAAGACTTGTAACACACATTCAGTTTTTTGTGCAGCGGGTATTGGAAGGAAAAATGCTAAAAAACAGGGAAATTTTTTTACTTAATCAGTATGTTCGACTTTATCCTTCTGAAACAAAATGTTTAGAAAAAATCAATCAATATGTTAAGAATTGTGTTGGAAAAGATATAAGCGTTGATGAAAAATTTTATTTACTAATTCATATTATTCGTAATGTGCAGGAATTAGACGGAACAGATGAATACTAG